GTAGAAGCACAATGAGTAATAAAGGGAAAAGATTGCTTCTGTACGTTGTGCTTTCAATAATACTGCTCTTGATCGGACCTGTTCTTCTTGGAGGACTGGGAAGCTGGATGGGAGCCAGATTTTCAACAATGTTCTTCAATCGTTCTGATTCTCCGGTTTTGGATGAACTCAGGGATGATATCATTCAGTTGATGCTTGAAAATGCCATTCTCAGAGAAGAAGCAATTAAAGTAGATCAATACCGAATTCTGCTTGGTATTACGCGGACGGGTAACAGAGATGCTCTTCCAGCAAGAGTTCTTTATAGATCAGAGGGTCTTGTTACCGGAACCATGGTCGTCGATCGAGGTTTTCGTGATAGAGTTGTGTTGAACTCCGTTTGTATCTCATCCAGAGGTCTGGTCGGAATAGTGAGTTCCGTACAGGAGAGAACAAGTGAGATTCTGCCTGTTACCAATCCCTCTGTTAATGTCAGCTGTGTAACATGGCCATCAGGCGCCTATGGAATTCTGCAGTCATCTTCAACCGGAGATCTGCAGCTTGTGCATGTTGATCTAACGAGTGGTGTAGAAATCGGAGACAGAGTGCTTACATCAAGATTTGGCGGTGTATATCCTGATGGACTTCTTGTCGGCAAAGTAATGAGAGTTTCGTCCGGGGAATCAGGGCTCGCGCTTAAGCTTGATATCGAATCAGCGGTTGATTTCAGAAATACCGGTGAGGTTCTGATACTTCTTCCAGACGAGACTTCTTCCAGTCATACGCAGCAGTAACGTTTACATATGTTGTGTATAAAGGATTAAAGGTGGAAAATGCAGATCAGGTTACTTCTGCTTTCAGTTACTGTTATTATTCAGTTTCTGCTGGAATTGACAGTCGGACGGGTTTTTCTGGCTCCATCTCTTCTACCTCTGGTTCTTGTATACCTTGCTGAGAATCATGGGAGCAGATGGGCGGTAGACGGAGCCTTCTGGTCCGGTCTGTGTCTTGATCTTCTGCTGCATCAACCTCCCGGTTCTTCTTCTCTCGCACTATTGGCGGGATTGTACATCGCCGGAATTCTTGGTGAAGTATCCGCTGGTGAAGGAAGGGGTTCTTTTCTACTTATGGCAGCTGTGGCTGTGGTGGTATCCGATTCTGTCTTCATTATCGTCGCGTCACGTCCCTTTGGTTCAGGTTTCTGTTCACTGCTTCTATTGTCTCTGCCCAGAGCCCTGATTACAACAGCATTAGGAGCCTTGATTATTTCAGCAGAATCGTGGATTTCACATATCAGAGCATATAGAGTGTCAGGATAGCTGAATGTATGGAAACAGCAAAAACTGGCCATTCTTCTTCTTTCTATCCGTAGTATCAATCCTCTTTATTCTGCTTGGAGTAAAGCTGGTTCATCTTCAGGTTATTAAGGGTGAGTATTACAGAGGGCTGGCAAGTCAGAACCACATAAGGGTCATCGTTACACCGGCTCCACGTGGAGTTATCAGTGACAGGAACGGTATTATCCTTGCTGACAGTAAGCCAGCCTTTATCGTTTCCGCAGTACCTTCAGAATTCATTAGAACCAATGCTGCACTTGTCGAACAACAGCTTGAAATGACCGAGGGCGAACTGAATGGAATCCTTGATGAAGCTTCAGATGTTCCTCACAGACCAGTCGTGCTCAGGGAGGGACTGGGTGTGGAGAAGGTCAGCTCAATCGCGGAGAATCTGTATAGAATACCAGGTGTGATAATTGATGTTGCTCCCCTGAGACGTTACCACAGACCGGAGGATTTCTGTCACATTCTGGGGTATGTCAGTTTGGCTGATGCTCAGGATTCATTCAGAGGTGAAATTACCGGCAGGACGGGGCTTGAACTCAGACTCAATGAAACACTGCGCGGAACTCCAGGTCTTCAGCGAGAAGTTGTTGATGCACTCGGCAGGATTGTGGAAGAGTTTCGAGGTGTTTCTTCGGAAGATCCCGTGCCGGGCGGGAACGTAGCGCTTACAGTAGACGCGGATTTGCAGAGTATTGCATTAACAGAACTGGAGCAGACTGGAATGCCGGGAGCAGCAGTGGTCATTGACTACGAAAACGGGGATATTCTCTGCGCCGCTTCGGTTCCAGCATTTGATCCGAATATGTTTGCACGGGGGATCACTCAGGCTGAATGGAATGCTATTCTCGATAATCAGGACAATCCTCTTTTCGAAAGAGCATGGGCGGCCGCTTATCCCCCTGCTTCCACTTATAAGGTTATCACGGCCTGCTGGCTGCTTTCGGAGGGCCTGATCTCCCGAGACTACATGCCTAACCCCTGCTATGGCTCACTGACTCTGGGAGATACAGAATTTGGATGCTGGACAGCTCATGGCAGGTTAAATGTAGTACAGGCACTTGAACAGTCATGCGATGTATTCTTCTACAGGACAGTGCAGCTGGGTTCAATTGATGAACTTGCTGAATATTCAGCCTGTTTCGGGATGGGAGCCAGGCTCACGGATGTTCTTACAGGAGAAAAAAGCGGTTTGATTCCCGATTCCGATTATCTCACTC
The genomic region above belongs to Candidatus Aegiribacteria sp. and contains:
- a CDS encoding rod shape-determining protein MreC; protein product: MSNKGKRLLLYVVLSIILLLIGPVLLGGLGSWMGARFSTMFFNRSDSPVLDELRDDIIQLMLENAILREEAIKVDQYRILLGITRTGNRDALPARVLYRSEGLVTGTMVVDRGFRDRVVLNSVCISSRGLVGIVSSVQERTSEILPVTNPSVNVSCVTWPSGAYGILQSSSTGDLQLVHVDLTSGVEIGDRVLTSRFGGVYPDGLLVGKVMRVSSGESGLALKLDIESAVDFRNTGEVLILLPDETSSSHTQQ
- the mrdA gene encoding penicillin-binding protein 2, encoding MYGNSKNWPFFFFLSVVSILFILLGVKLVHLQVIKGEYYRGLASQNHIRVIVTPAPRGVISDRNGIILADSKPAFIVSAVPSEFIRTNAALVEQQLEMTEGELNGILDEASDVPHRPVVLREGLGVEKVSSIAENLYRIPGVIIDVAPLRRYHRPEDFCHILGYVSLADAQDSFRGEITGRTGLELRLNETLRGTPGLQREVVDALGRIVEEFRGVSSEDPVPGGNVALTVDADLQSIALTELEQTGMPGAAVVIDYENGDILCAASVPAFDPNMFARGITQAEWNAILDNQDNPLFERAWAAAYPPASTYKVITACWLLSEGLISRDYMPNPCYGSLTLGDTEFGCWTAHGRLNVVQALEQSCDVFFYRTVQLGSIDELAEYSACFGMGARLTDVLTGEKSGLIPDSDYLTRAYGSDGWGLGNLLNISIGQGELLATPLQLAVIAGIIASRGEMPFPGILLQRKTRDPVLSPGAVTDYAFDTVIEGMLRVVTSRRGTLYNVFSDSSLDFWGKTGTAECPGEDHALVIGFMRDPKPLAICVVIEHGGHGGAVAGPVARNILSGYLAERGE